The proteins below come from a single Chitinophaga pinensis DSM 2588 genomic window:
- the recF gene encoding DNA replication/repair protein RecF (All proteins in this family for which functions are known are DNA-binding proteins that assist the filamentation of RecA onto DNA for the initiation of recombination or recombinational repair.) has translation MLSLKKISLVQFKNYSGKSFSFHKRIVGITGRNGSGKTNLLDAIYYICFTKSYFTSSEAQNTQYQTNGFRLEGFMDRDHQEGKIVCTLKDGKKEFALNDEAYERFSQHIGRYPAVMIAPDDAEIILGGSEERRKWLDALLCQLHPGYLDHLITYQKILQQKNTLLKTMNGQGGSQDTLLDIFDEQLVKHGTPVFEWRRAFLPGFIQQVQKLYDYLAGKHETVNIQYQSGLHEQTFTELLAANRYKDMMMQRTTGGIHKDDLQFVLDDHPMKTSASQGQRKSFLFALKLAQFEVIKEHKKFPPLLLLDDVFEKLDQDRVSRLINLVSSPVYGQVFITDTHADRILAAFKENSDNFQLVEME, from the coding sequence TTGCTGTCGCTTAAAAAGATATCACTCGTTCAGTTTAAAAATTATTCGGGAAAAAGTTTCAGCTTCCATAAACGCATCGTTGGCATCACCGGGCGGAACGGCTCCGGTAAAACCAACCTGCTTGACGCCATATATTATATATGTTTCACTAAAAGCTACTTTACCAGCAGCGAAGCCCAGAATACACAGTACCAGACCAACGGCTTCCGCCTGGAAGGTTTCATGGACAGAGACCACCAGGAAGGAAAGATCGTCTGCACCCTCAAAGACGGCAAAAAAGAATTTGCCCTCAATGATGAAGCTTACGAACGCTTTTCCCAACATATCGGCCGCTACCCTGCCGTCATGATCGCCCCCGATGACGCTGAAATTATACTCGGTGGCAGCGAGGAACGCCGCAAATGGCTGGATGCACTGCTATGCCAGTTACACCCGGGCTATCTCGACCACCTCATTACCTACCAGAAAATACTCCAGCAGAAAAATACCCTGCTCAAAACGATGAATGGTCAGGGTGGCAGTCAGGATACCCTGCTCGATATATTTGATGAACAACTGGTCAAACACGGTACTCCCGTATTTGAATGGAGACGCGCTTTCCTGCCCGGCTTCATCCAACAGGTACAAAAACTGTATGATTATCTGGCCGGTAAACATGAAACAGTCAATATACAATACCAGTCCGGTCTTCATGAACAGACCTTCACCGAACTGCTCGCTGCCAACCGCTACAAGGATATGATGATGCAGCGTACAACAGGCGGTATCCATAAAGATGACCTGCAGTTTGTCCTGGATGATCATCCCATGAAAACGAGCGCCTCACAGGGACAACGTAAAAGTTTCCTCTTTGCACTCAAACTCGCACAGTTTGAAGTGATTAAGGAACATAAAAAGTTCCCTCCCCTCCTCTTGCTCGATGACGTGTTCGAAAAACTGGACCAGGACAGGGTGAGCCGCTTAATTAATCTTGTCAGCAGCCCCGTATACGGACAAGTCTTCATCACCGATACACATGCTGATAGAATACTTGCAGCATTCAAAGAAAATTCGGATAACTTTCAATTAGTAGAGATGGAGTAA
- a CDS encoding DUF721 domain-containing protein translates to MRYGITSMEDALKDFMSKSRLKPRLTEVRIQENWEQLMGRTISRYTENLQLIDGKLHIVTTVAPLKQELSYSKDRIIKLVNEMLGEPVVREVIVR, encoded by the coding sequence ATGCGCTACGGAATAACATCAATGGAGGATGCACTGAAAGATTTCATGTCGAAAAGTCGGTTAAAACCGAGGCTCACCGAAGTGCGCATACAGGAGAACTGGGAACAGCTGATGGGAAGAACAATCTCCCGCTACACAGAGAATTTACAGCTGATCGATGGTAAATTACACATTGTTACCACCGTTGCTCCACTGAAACAGGAACTGAGCTATTCAAAAGATCGTATCATCAAACTGGTGAACGAAATGCTGGGTGAACCTGTGGTGAGAGAAGTGATCGTTCGATAA
- a CDS encoding papain-like cysteine protease family protein yields MSFINFQEQVIQKPFVQELSIWNKFYSSTVLNFNMEAQTQSNWCWAATSKSVSFFYSALLNPWTQCKIASAELGQTCCTSPVPGPCNVPWYLDKALTRTKNFVQFISGTMTWESVKEQIDKGLVVGTRIGWSGGGGHFMVIYGVSKVLNTKYFHIDDPIYGKSTLTVSQFSTNYQGSGSWTHSYLTKKHFYFMWIKDLAFKAELLKPIPEIRPLVRLQRPELKVDKSAAELELSFAHHAYVVGLKDIDKDITIPEQPSSLRVVELDQKKPVALYDLATTEEDPQVLQVSTDDDYLSRIESGMEKIKSSLQEKKIEGEMRVLKFPALNLEALWLHTEGKENDRYYLLRHFNQEDTVLDEARFKELILRQKAVADKQDDLMGA; encoded by the coding sequence ATGAGTTTTATCAATTTTCAGGAGCAGGTTATCCAGAAACCTTTTGTCCAGGAATTATCCATCTGGAACAAATTTTACTCAAGTACAGTACTTAACTTTAACATGGAAGCACAGACCCAGTCCAACTGGTGCTGGGCAGCCACTTCCAAAAGCGTGTCCTTCTTCTATTCAGCACTGCTGAACCCCTGGACACAGTGTAAGATCGCGTCAGCCGAACTCGGACAGACCTGTTGTACATCACCCGTTCCTGGCCCCTGTAACGTGCCGTGGTATCTTGACAAAGCATTGACCCGCACCAAAAACTTCGTACAATTCATCAGCGGTACAATGACCTGGGAATCAGTGAAAGAACAGATCGATAAAGGTCTTGTAGTTGGTACCCGCATTGGCTGGTCAGGTGGTGGCGGTCACTTTATGGTCATCTATGGCGTATCAAAAGTATTAAACACAAAATACTTTCACATCGATGATCCTATCTACGGTAAAAGCACGCTGACCGTTAGTCAGTTCTCAACCAATTACCAGGGCAGCGGCTCCTGGACGCACAGTTATCTCACGAAAAAACATTTTTACTTTATGTGGATCAAAGACCTCGCATTCAAAGCGGAACTGCTCAAACCTATCCCTGAGATCCGTCCGCTGGTACGCTTACAACGTCCTGAACTAAAGGTTGACAAAAGCGCTGCCGAACTGGAACTGAGCTTTGCGCACCACGCATATGTCGTAGGACTAAAAGACATCGATAAGGATATCACCATCCCCGAACAACCCAGCTCTCTTCGTGTAGTTGAACTGGATCAAAAGAAACCTGTCGCCCTCTATGATCTTGCTACTACGGAAGAAGATCCGCAGGTATTACAGGTAAGCACAGATGATGATTATCTCAGTCGTATCGAAAGCGGTATGGAAAAGATCAAATCCAGCTTACAGGAAAAAAAAATAGAAGGCGAAATGAGAGTGCTGAAATTCCCTGCACTCAACCTGGAAGCTCTCTGGCTACACACCGAAGGCAAAGAGAATGATCGCTATTACCTGCTTCGTCATTTCAATCAGGAAGACACCGTACTGGATGAAGCCCGCTTCAAAGAACTCATATTAAGACAGAAAGCTGTCGCTGACAAACAGGATGACCTCATGGGCGCCTGA
- a CDS encoding DUF4252 domain-containing protein — protein MKYFSIIAVALLLVVSPAMAQKKSLRKFYRQYRGDAVGVRIGVGRIPLKFASWVIPNSAKMDNGTELKRLIGKLQKVKVYTLAGVSNSLIDSKAIHKLKQTLIEKDGFESLVEVRHQDANVYMMNKGKDDELGNVVILVQDEEDFVMVNLRTTLHMEDVNMLIQGFVKN, from the coding sequence ATGAAATACTTTTCCATCATTGCAGTAGCACTTTTGCTGGTTGTTAGTCCGGCGATGGCACAAAAGAAATCACTCCGTAAATTCTATCGTCAATACCGCGGAGATGCTGTGGGCGTGAGAATAGGTGTAGGACGTATTCCATTAAAATTCGCCAGCTGGGTCATCCCTAACAGTGCGAAAATGGATAACGGCACAGAATTAAAAAGGCTGATCGGCAAACTGCAGAAGGTGAAGGTATATACACTTGCAGGTGTGAGCAACAGCCTGATCGACAGCAAAGCGATCCACAAACTGAAACAGACCCTGATTGAGAAAGATGGATTTGAATCATTGGTGGAAGTGCGTCATCAGGATGCGAACGTGTATATGATGAATAAAGGGAAAGATGATGAACTGGGAAATGTGGTGATACTGGTGCAGGATGAAGAAGATTTTGTGATGGTGAATCTGAGAACGACACTGCACATGGAGGATGTGAATATGTTGATACAGGGCTTCGTGAAGAATTAA
- a CDS encoding DUF4252 domain-containing protein, with the protein MKRFLFLVLFLTVTGTHLFAQQGSGIDRFFEKYENDQTFTLISVTPKMFSMFSKLDINSNEGKQFLQIVKRIKGLRILAKENTKGGNLLFKEASSLLSKEFEELMTVRDGKDDLRFMVKENAKGNIAELIMLVGSDTEFLAMSLIGDIDLNEISQLANSMNIDGFDKLKNIKK; encoded by the coding sequence ATGAAACGCTTTTTGTTTTTGGTGCTGTTCCTGACAGTCACCGGTACGCATCTCTTTGCCCAACAAGGTAGTGGCATCGACCGTTTTTTTGAGAAATACGAAAATGATCAGACCTTTACACTGATCAGCGTAACCCCCAAAATGTTCAGTATGTTCAGCAAGCTGGACATCAACTCAAACGAAGGAAAACAATTCCTACAGATCGTCAAAAGGATCAAAGGACTGCGGATACTGGCCAAGGAAAATACCAAAGGGGGAAATCTGTTGTTCAAAGAAGCTTCTTCTCTGTTGAGTAAAGAGTTTGAAGAACTGATGACAGTACGTGATGGAAAAGATGACCTTCGCTTTATGGTAAAGGAAAATGCCAAAGGTAATATTGCGGAACTGATCATGCTGGTAGGGAGTGACACAGAGTTTCTTGCCATGAGCCTCATCGGCGATATTGACCTCAACGAGATCAGTCAGCTGGCCAACAGCATGAATATCGACGGATTCGACAAACTGAAAAACATCAAGAAATAA
- a CDS encoding RNA polymerase sigma factor — protein sequence MSLAIFLSQVVPVRQKLYRFAYRLLENEEDAMDVTQDTLMKVWQQQERMSDLQNMEAWCMRIVRNLALDKLKARKYRRSEDLDTVSELPAVQQENPHIVAEKQDVMKRVHGIIAGLPEKYRTIIQLRDIDGYSYQEIADILVIDLSEVKTNLHRARKAVREQLQKLQVYGV from the coding sequence ATGTCATTAGCAATATTTCTCTCACAAGTGGTCCCCGTCAGGCAGAAGCTGTACCGCTTCGCTTACAGACTGCTGGAAAATGAGGAGGATGCAATGGACGTAACACAGGATACCCTGATGAAGGTATGGCAACAACAGGAGCGGATGAGTGATCTGCAGAATATGGAGGCCTGGTGTATGCGTATCGTGCGCAATCTGGCGCTGGACAAGCTGAAGGCAAGAAAGTACCGCCGGTCAGAAGACCTGGATACTGTCAGCGAACTGCCAGCTGTACAGCAGGAGAATCCACACATCGTTGCGGAGAAACAGGACGTCATGAAAAGAGTGCATGGTATCATTGCCGGCTTGCCGGAAAAATACCGTACTATTATACAATTGAGAGATATCGATGGGTACAGCTACCAGGAAATAGCAGACATCCTGGTCATCGACCTGAGTGAGGTGAAGACCAATCTTCACCGGGCCAGAAAAGCGGTACGTGAACAATTACAAAAACTGCAAGTGTATGGAGTTTAA
- a CDS encoding ABC transporter permease has translation MFRFLLRKLSYGILVLLGVVVLVFFLFNVLPGDPARLTLGQRADVTSLENVRKELHLDKSLPVQFLLYLNDLSPIGIHPFAAAQGNMHYLTLAHLSEERILVLKTPYLRRSYQGKKEVWEILTEALPGTLVLALAAMLFATIVGIGLGVLSAVKQNTWMDTGAVFASVVGISAPSFFMGIVVAYLFGFVLSDYTGLHMTGSLFETDAFAGRTLNLRNLILPAITLGIRPLAIIVQLTRSAMLDVLHQDYIRTAYAKGLPTRIVVFRHALRNALNPVITAITGWFAELLAGAFFVEYIFGWKGIGKITVDALEKFDFPVLMGSILFTAGIFVLINLLADLLYTIIDPRIKL, from the coding sequence ATGTTCAGATTTCTGCTGCGTAAACTCAGTTATGGCATACTGGTATTACTCGGAGTAGTGGTGCTGGTATTCTTCCTGTTCAACGTACTGCCGGGCGATCCGGCCAGGTTGACACTGGGACAGCGCGCAGACGTTACATCGCTGGAAAATGTAAGAAAGGAATTGCACCTGGATAAATCCTTACCGGTGCAATTCCTTTTATATTTAAATGATCTTTCGCCGATAGGCATACATCCCTTTGCCGCAGCCCAGGGTAATATGCATTATCTGACCCTGGCACATTTATCGGAAGAGCGCATCCTGGTGCTGAAGACGCCTTATCTGCGCCGTTCCTATCAGGGAAAAAAGGAAGTCTGGGAAATACTGACGGAGGCATTGCCCGGCACCCTGGTACTGGCTTTAGCCGCTATGTTGTTTGCAACAATAGTAGGTATCGGACTCGGGGTATTATCCGCAGTAAAACAAAATACCTGGATGGATACGGGCGCTGTTTTTGCCAGTGTGGTCGGCATTTCTGCTCCCTCGTTCTTTATGGGTATTGTGGTCGCTTACCTCTTTGGATTTGTCTTGAGTGATTATACCGGCTTACATATGACGGGCAGTCTGTTTGAAACAGATGCTTTTGCCGGCCGCACGCTCAATCTGCGTAATCTGATATTACCTGCTATCACCCTGGGGATCCGTCCACTGGCCATCATTGTGCAACTCACCCGCAGCGCCATGCTGGACGTACTCCATCAGGATTATATCCGTACGGCTTATGCCAAGGGGCTACCTACCCGGATTGTCGTGTTCAGACATGCTTTACGCAATGCCTTAAATCCCGTTATTACAGCTATTACAGGCTGGTTTGCCGAACTGCTGGCCGGTGCATTTTTCGTGGAATATATCTTTGGATGGAAGGGGATCGGTAAGATTACCGTGGATGCCCTGGAGAAGTTCGATTTCCCCGTACTGATGGGATCTATCTTATTTACAGCCGGCATTTTTGTGCTTATTAACCTGCTGGCTGACCTGCTGTATACCATTATTGATCCACGTATTAAGTTATAA
- a CDS encoding BT_3928 family protein translates to MKLLLNLLRIIVGVLFIFSGLVKANDPLGLSYKMEEFFEVLHMTFLSPYSLAYSIIMNTLEIGLGAALLLGFRMRLVSILLLIMITFFTFLTGYALYSGEIKECGCFGDCIKLTASQTFWKDVILLVMILILFLYNKRIKPLFGKQLNLILLIVSIVFAGGIQWYTLEHLPIVDCLGYKVGNNLPEKMKLPPGARPAEYETVLIYEKDGQQKEFTADNYPWSDSTWVFVDRRDKLVREAEGEAPVKDFILTDADGVNQTQAILAEPTPVYLFLVKNVKEAGKGWDAKMKALQEQFKAGKVYIYGVTASSKEDISAFTAAHGLQFPFVQMDGTAIKTAGRSNPCLILLEKGTVKGKWHYNDIP, encoded by the coding sequence ATGAAACTGCTCCTGAACCTATTAAGAATTATCGTTGGTGTCTTGTTTATCTTCTCCGGTTTGGTCAAAGCAAATGACCCGCTGGGGCTCAGTTATAAAATGGAAGAGTTTTTTGAAGTGTTGCACATGACATTCCTCTCTCCGTATTCACTGGCCTATTCTATTATCATGAACACGCTGGAAATTGGTCTGGGGGCTGCCTTGTTACTGGGTTTCCGTATGCGTCTGGTGTCTATATTGCTGCTGATCATGATCACCTTCTTTACTTTCCTGACCGGCTATGCATTGTATAGTGGCGAGATTAAAGAATGTGGCTGTTTCGGTGACTGTATCAAACTGACCGCTTCACAGACCTTCTGGAAAGATGTGATACTGCTGGTCATGATCCTGATTCTCTTTTTATATAATAAACGCATCAAACCATTGTTCGGCAAGCAGCTGAACCTTATCCTGCTGATCGTATCTATCGTATTTGCAGGCGGTATTCAATGGTATACACTGGAACATCTGCCAATCGTAGATTGCCTGGGGTATAAGGTAGGCAACAACCTTCCTGAGAAAATGAAGCTGCCGCCAGGTGCTCGTCCGGCGGAATATGAGACTGTCCTGATTTATGAAAAGGATGGTCAGCAGAAAGAATTTACCGCAGATAATTATCCATGGTCCGACAGTACCTGGGTTTTTGTAGACCGTCGCGATAAATTAGTCAGAGAAGCGGAAGGAGAGGCGCCTGTAAAAGACTTTATCCTGACAGATGCAGATGGCGTCAATCAGACACAGGCCATCCTGGCAGAGCCGACACCTGTTTATCTTTTCCTGGTAAAGAACGTAAAAGAAGCGGGTAAAGGCTGGGATGCCAAAATGAAGGCCCTGCAGGAACAGTTTAAAGCAGGAAAAGTCTACATTTACGGTGTTACCGCTTCCAGTAAAGAAGATATTTCGGCTTTTACCGCTGCACACGGGTTGCAGTTCCCATTTGTTCAGATGGATGGAACAGCCATTAAAACAGCTGGCAGAAGTAATCCTTGTCTGATTTTGCTGGAAAAAGGCACCGTTAAAGGAAAATGGCATTATAACGATATACCATAA
- the folP gene encoding dihydropteroate synthase has translation MQMDTMEGKNGEYTTINCQGTLLDLSKPVVMGIINITEDSFFAGSRTQHIDLILQRAAQLLKEGAQILDIGAQSTRPGSVSVGPDIELERLLPAVRTLKEHFPQAILSIDTYYANVAEQTVNAGAAIINDISAGDLDAEMIPTAGRLGVPYIAMHMQGTPTDMQQHPHYEDVTLEVLDYFVRKRAQCLEAGIKDIIIDPGFGFGKTIAHNYTLLKKLNVFHMLECPLLVGISRKSMIYKLLETTPAEALNGTTILHTLALQQGAHILRVHDVKAAVEAVKITQYMNRL, from the coding sequence ATGCAAATGGATACTATGGAAGGGAAGAACGGCGAATATACCACCATCAACTGTCAGGGCACTTTGCTGGATTTGTCCAAACCAGTGGTGATGGGTATCATCAACATCACGGAAGACTCATTTTTTGCCGGCAGCAGAACGCAGCATATTGATCTTATCCTGCAAAGAGCAGCACAACTATTGAAAGAAGGCGCTCAGATCCTGGATATCGGGGCACAGAGTACCCGTCCGGGTTCTGTCTCCGTCGGACCCGATATTGAACTGGAACGCCTGCTACCGGCAGTACGTACATTGAAAGAACATTTTCCACAGGCCATCCTGTCCATCGACACTTACTATGCGAATGTAGCTGAACAGACTGTCAATGCGGGCGCAGCCATCATTAATGATATCAGTGCAGGTGATCTGGATGCGGAAATGATACCTACCGCCGGCAGACTGGGAGTACCATATATCGCCATGCACATGCAGGGTACGCCTACTGATATGCAGCAACACCCGCATTATGAAGATGTGACACTGGAAGTACTGGATTATTTCGTACGCAAACGCGCACAATGTCTGGAAGCTGGTATCAAAGATATTATCATCGATCCGGGTTTCGGTTTTGGTAAAACCATTGCACACAATTATACACTACTCAAAAAACTCAATGTTTTTCATATGCTGGAATGCCCGCTGCTGGTAGGTATTTCAAGGAAATCCATGATCTATAAACTATTGGAGACCACACCTGCGGAAGCACTGAATGGTACAACGATACTGCATACACTTGCGTTGCAGCAGGGAGCGCATATCCTGCGTGTACACGACGTCAAAGCCGCCGTGGAAGCGGTTAAAATCACACAGTATATGAATAGGTTATAG
- the cdaA gene encoding diadenylate cyclase CdaA, protein MEDLFSFYGYRFHWLNILDAAIVIFLVIQLYRLLKGSLAFNIFVGLLMIYLAYFIVQHLQMPILSTLLQSFINVGLIAIIIIFQPEIRKFLLVLGKKAPLSKDSFFTKLFLPDRFKSYKEEENIINEVITAVARMAGSRTGALIVIANTYRVKFDTASSIAIDSNINAKLLESIFCKGSPLHDGALIIVGNKILAAKVILPVSENPNLPTRIGLRHRSAVGITEHSDNLAIIVSEERGTISYAQDGNLVQDISLEELKVKMYEVMVEGYA, encoded by the coding sequence ATGGAGGATTTATTTAGTTTTTACGGATATCGTTTCCACTGGCTGAATATATTGGATGCAGCGATCGTTATATTCCTGGTGATCCAGCTGTACCGTCTGCTGAAGGGAAGTCTTGCGTTTAACATTTTCGTAGGGCTGTTGATGATATATCTTGCTTACTTTATCGTACAGCATCTGCAGATGCCGATTCTCTCAACACTGTTGCAGAGTTTCATCAATGTAGGACTGATCGCTATCATCATCATCTTCCAGCCGGAGATCCGCAAGTTCCTGCTGGTACTGGGCAAGAAGGCGCCGCTGAGTAAAGACAGTTTCTTTACCAAACTGTTTCTGCCGGACAGGTTCAAGAGTTATAAAGAAGAAGAGAATATCATTAATGAAGTGATCACCGCAGTAGCCCGTATGGCAGGTAGCCGTACCGGAGCACTGATTGTGATTGCCAATACTTATCGTGTAAAATTTGATACCGCGTCCAGCATCGCGATTGATAGTAATATCAATGCGAAACTGCTGGAAAGTATCTTCTGCAAAGGCAGTCCGCTGCATGATGGTGCACTGATCATTGTAGGTAACAAGATCCTCGCGGCGAAGGTCATACTGCCTGTCTCCGAGAATCCTAATCTGCCTACCCGTATTGGTTTACGTCACCGTTCAGCTGTAGGCATCACGGAGCACAGTGATAACCTCGCTATCATCGTATCAGAAGAAAGAGGCACTATTTCCTATGCCCAGGATGGCAATCTGGTACAGGATATTTCGCTGGAAGAACTGAAGGTGAAGATGTATGAGGTAATGGTGGAAGGATATGCGTGA
- a CDS encoding FKBP-type peptidyl-prolyl cis-trans isomerase, whose translation MKKNKQLLVAALGLFLASCGAGGGAKKTPGGVDFVVHKSGSGAQLKLGDTVLLNIIQSLNDSVIVESRKVAGGPVPFVISKSVNKYDLMDGLVMLKEGDSATFTIPIDSLPQRPPMAKKGDKLNLTFVVVGTYTGAKQKAADDKIIAEYAKTNKLNTTTTPEGVYVAVSQQGAGEKPQVGDTVVVHYTGKLINGTVFDSSLDTTLRPGAKVEPIRFPLGRGFVIKGWDAGIAALNKGSKATLLIPSTLGYGLQASGPIPANSVLVFDVQLVDIVKGKPEAPAAPAALQQGK comes from the coding sequence ATGAAAAAGAACAAACAGTTATTGGTTGCAGCATTAGGCCTTTTCCTGGCGAGCTGCGGCGCCGGTGGTGGCGCCAAAAAAACTCCAGGTGGGGTAGATTTCGTTGTTCATAAGTCAGGAAGCGGCGCGCAGCTGAAGCTGGGCGACACTGTACTGTTGAACATCATCCAGAGTCTGAACGATTCAGTTATAGTTGAATCCCGCAAGGTAGCAGGCGGTCCTGTTCCTTTCGTGATCTCCAAATCCGTTAACAAGTACGACCTGATGGATGGTCTGGTAATGCTGAAAGAAGGCGATAGCGCTACTTTTACTATTCCTATCGATAGCTTACCTCAGCGTCCGCCAATGGCGAAAAAAGGTGATAAGCTGAATTTGACTTTTGTAGTAGTAGGTACCTATACCGGCGCAAAACAAAAAGCTGCTGATGATAAAATCATCGCTGAATACGCTAAAACTAACAAACTGAATACTACCACCACTCCTGAAGGTGTTTACGTAGCAGTATCCCAGCAGGGTGCAGGCGAAAAACCACAGGTAGGTGATACCGTTGTAGTACACTACACCGGTAAACTGATCAACGGTACTGTATTTGATTCCAGCCTGGATACTACTTTAAGACCAGGTGCAAAAGTTGAACCTATCAGATTCCCACTGGGTCGCGGTTTCGTGATCAAAGGCTGGGATGCTGGTATCGCAGCGCTGAACAAAGGCAGCAAAGCTACCCTGCTGATCCCGTCTACTTTAGGTTACGGTTTACAGGCAAGCGGTCCTATCCCTGCTAACTCTGTACTGGTATTTGACGTACAGCTGGTTGACATCGTGAAAGGTAAGCCTGAAGCGCCAGCTGCTCCTGCAGCACTGCAGCAAGGAAAGTAA
- a CDS encoding DHH family phosphoesterase, with protein sequence MKRIEEIKPLLETPKRVVITMHQKPDADAMGSSLALYHYLRQKGHDVTVISPTNFPDFLIWMPGAKDVLDFESMQEKAFKALEGIDLLFCLDFNALYRTKSMEPYLTKMACTKILIDHHLEPQPTFEYGVSDTSASSTAQLVYETIYKLGDEQYINEDMAQCIYAGTMTDTGSFRFASTSARVHRMVADLFDRGLKHEIIHSAIYDNFLENRLRFLGHSLLNRMEVYYEYNTAMIAIPYTDLKRFDLQTGDTEGVVNFLLSIQGIKLAALIIDRHSEIKLSFRSKGDFDVNTFARKYFDGGGHFHASGGHSSETLDKTVEHFLEAIKENEEQLQ encoded by the coding sequence ATGAAGAGGATAGAGGAAATTAAGCCTTTGCTGGAGACCCCTAAAAGAGTGGTAATAACGATGCATCAGAAACCCGATGCAGATGCAATGGGCTCATCACTGGCCTTATATCATTATCTGAGACAGAAAGGGCACGATGTAACCGTGATTTCCCCTACTAATTTCCCGGACTTCCTGATCTGGATGCCCGGTGCAAAGGATGTACTCGATTTTGAATCCATGCAGGAAAAGGCGTTTAAGGCACTGGAAGGTATTGATTTGCTGTTTTGCCTGGATTTCAATGCACTGTACCGTACCAAGAGTATGGAGCCGTATCTGACAAAGATGGCGTGTACAAAGATCCTGATCGATCATCACCTGGAGCCACAACCTACTTTTGAGTATGGTGTCAGCGATACGAGCGCTTCGTCTACCGCACAGCTGGTATACGAAACGATCTATAAATTGGGAGATGAACAGTATATTAACGAGGACATGGCGCAGTGCATCTATGCAGGTACCATGACTGATACAGGTTCTTTCCGTTTTGCCTCTACTTCAGCGAGAGTACACCGTATGGTGGCTGATCTGTTTGACCGTGGTCTGAAACACGAGATCATCCATTCTGCGATCTACGATAATTTCCTTGAAAACCGCCTGCGGTTCCTGGGCCATAGCCTGCTGAACCGTATGGAAGTATACTATGAATACAATACCGCTATGATCGCTATCCCATATACTGATCTGAAGCGTTTTGACCTGCAGACCGGCGATACCGAAGGGGTTGTGAACTTCCTGCTGTCTATTCAGGGTATCAAACTGGCGGCACTGATCATAGACCGTCACTCGGAAATTAAGTTATCTTTCCGCTCTAAGGGAGATTTCGACGTAAACACCTTCGCAAGAAAATATTTCGACGGTGGCGGACATTTCCACGCTTCCGGCGGACACAGCTCTGAGACACTCGATAAGACCGTAGAACATTTTCTCGAAGCCATTAAAGAAAACGAAGAGCAGTTACAGTAA
- a CDS encoding nucleoside-diphosphate kinase — protein sequence MANNRTFTMIKPDAVENGHIGGILNKINAAGFRIVAMKMTRLSSQKAGEFYAVHKERPFYGELVEFMSSGHIVAAILEKDNAVEDFRKLIGATNPANAEEGTIRKEYAESIGRNAVHGSDSDENAAIEGDFFFSGLEKF from the coding sequence ATGGCTAACAACAGAACTTTTACAATGATTAAGCCGGATGCCGTAGAAAACGGTCATATCGGTGGCATTCTGAACAAAATTAACGCGGCTGGTTTCCGTATCGTAGCAATGAAAATGACCCGTCTTTCTTCTCAGAAAGCTGGCGAATTCTATGCTGTGCATAAAGAAAGACCTTTCTACGGTGAACTGGTTGAATTCATGAGCAGTGGTCATATCGTGGCTGCTATCCTGGAAAAAGACAACGCCGTTGAAGATTTCCGTAAACTGATCGGTGCTACCAACCCTGCTAATGCAGAAGAAGGTACTATCCGTAAAGAATACGCTGAATCTATCGGTCGTAACGCGGTTCACGGTTCTGATTCTGACGAGAACGCAGCAATCGAAGGCGATTTCTTCTTCTCCGGTCTGGAAAAATTCTAA